From Streptomyces sp. NBC_01551:
CATCGCCCTGTTCCTCGTCGGCTCGGTGCTGTGCGCGTCCGCCTGGAACATGGCCTCCCTCATCGCCTTCCGGATCGTCCAGGGGCTGGGCGGCGGCGCCCTCCAGGGCACCGTGCAGACCCTGGCCGCCGACCTGTACCCGCTCAAGGACCGGCCCCGCATCCAGGCCCGGATGTCCGCCGTCTGGGCGACGGCCGCCGTGGCGGGCCCGGGGATCGGCGGGCTGCTCGCCTCGTACGCGAACTGGCGCTGGATCTTCCTGCTGAACATCCCGCTGGCCGGCATGGCCCTGTGGATGGTGGCCCGTCACCTCGTCGAGCCCGCACGGTCCGTCGCGCGCCGGGGCCGCATCGACTGGGCCGGCGCCCTCGGCATCTTCGCCTGCGGCGGCCTGCTGCTGTTCGCCCTGGTCCAGGGCGGGGTCGCCTGGCCCTGGCTGTCGGCGCCGTCGCTGGGACTGCTGGGCGCGAGCGCGCTGCTGGGCGGCGTGGTGTTCTGGGTGGAGCGCCGGGCCGAGGAGCCGATCCTGCCCGGGTGGGTGTGGCGCAGGCGGACCATCGCCGCCGTCAACCTGGCCCTGGGAGCGCTCGGGCTGCTGATGGTCGCCCCGATGCTGTTCGTCCCGACGTACGCCCAGTCCGTGCTCGGCCTCGGCCCGACCGGCGCCGGGTTCGTCATGTCCACCATGACCCTGAGCTGGCCCATCTCCGCCGCCCTGAGCCAGCACGTCTACCGGCGCATCGGCTTCCGCAACACCGCCGTGGTCGGCAGCTCGCTGGCCGCCGTGATCCTGTTCTCCTTCACCCTGCTGCCGCCGGACGCCGATCCCTGGCTGCCCGCGCTGATCATGCTGCTGCTGGGCGGGGCGCTGGGGCTGTGCCAGCTCCCGCTGATCATCGGGGTCCAGTCCACCGTGGGCTGGGCGGAGCGCGGGGTCGCGACCGCCTCGATCCTGTTCTCCCGTCAGGTCGGGCAGAGCGTCGGGGCGGCCCTGCTGGGCGCCGTCGCCAACGCGACCATCGCCGCCCGGCTGGCGGACGCCCCGATGCCGGGGCTCCCGGACAAGCTGGACGACGTGACCAAGGCCCTGGAGGCGCCCGCGCGCCTGCCCGCCGCCGGCGCCGGCTACCTGCGCGAGGCCGTGGCCGCCGCCGTGGAGCACGTCTTCTACGGGGCGACGGCGGCCGCCGTACTGGCGCTGCTCGCGCTGCTGTTGCTGGCGCCGCGGCGGTTCCCCGTACTGCCGGAGCAGCACGAGCAGGAGTAGCGGGCCGGGGGT
This genomic window contains:
- a CDS encoding MFS transporter; the protein is MGTEESADRIPGATVSAESAETDAGAADAGAPAGRPPTPVVLSLMLGMALVALDTSIVSTAVPQIVGDLGGFSVFSWLFSGYLLAVTVTLPVYGKLSDTFGRKPVLLFGIALFLVGSVLCASAWNMASLIAFRIVQGLGGGALQGTVQTLAADLYPLKDRPRIQARMSAVWATAAVAGPGIGGLLASYANWRWIFLLNIPLAGMALWMVARHLVEPARSVARRGRIDWAGALGIFACGGLLLFALVQGGVAWPWLSAPSLGLLGASALLGGVVFWVERRAEEPILPGWVWRRRTIAAVNLALGALGLLMVAPMLFVPTYAQSVLGLGPTGAGFVMSTMTLSWPISAALSQHVYRRIGFRNTAVVGSSLAAVILFSFTLLPPDADPWLPALIMLLLGGALGLCQLPLIIGVQSTVGWAERGVATASILFSRQVGQSVGAALLGAVANATIAARLADAPMPGLPDKLDDVTKALEAPARLPAAGAGYLREAVAAAVEHVFYGATAAAVLALLALLLLAPRRFPVLPEQHEQE